In one window of Prevotella sp. E13-17 DNA:
- a CDS encoding bifunctional UDP-sugar hydrolase/5'-nucleotidase, with protein MKKFLIIGMSLLCASVIKADSSEKTINLRIIETSDVHGCFFPYDFIERKPLEGTLARVNTYVNRLRKDYGDRLLLLDNGDILQGQPLNYWSNFVNTNEENIAASVVNYMRYDAQTIGNHDIETGHQVYDKWIKEVRCPMLGANIIQTETGKSYVEPYTIIEREGVKIAIIGMLTPAIPCWLHESIWEGLTFQEMVSSARKWIKYVKDIEHADIVLGLFHSGKDGGIMLDNGIEENATARIAREVPGFDIIFYGHDHTRNKEWIVNSAGEKVLILDPANRSTHISDASIKLTIKDGKIIHKSINGELVNICQEKIDEDMINHFQKQIESVKQFADRRICRFDYTITTRDSYFGNSAFTDFIHNMMLKISKADISFNAPLSFDSSIKAGDITVADMFNLYKYENKLYVLKMTGKEIKDYLEESYARWVNTMQNANDHLLLLQETKTDGQQHMRFKNFSFNFDSASGIDYEVDVTKPDGQKIRILCLSNGEPFYENKTYKVAMNSYRGNGGGELITKGAGIATDKIEERIIHKYPLDLRHYMMEEMQQMEHIKPRPNNNWKFVPEAWTIPAAQRDRQLLFGE; from the coding sequence ATGAAGAAGTTTCTTATTATAGGTATGTCACTTTTATGCGCTTCGGTCATCAAGGCCGACTCCTCTGAAAAGACCATCAATCTTAGAATTATTGAGACCAGCGACGTTCATGGCTGCTTCTTTCCATACGACTTTATTGAACGAAAACCATTGGAGGGCACGTTGGCTAGGGTAAACACTTATGTCAACCGTCTCAGAAAAGACTACGGAGACAGATTATTGCTTCTGGACAATGGCGACATCTTGCAAGGACAACCACTGAACTATTGGAGTAATTTTGTCAATACAAACGAGGAAAACATAGCTGCATCTGTAGTAAACTACATGAGATATGACGCACAAACTATTGGTAATCATGATATTGAAACTGGTCACCAAGTTTACGACAAGTGGATCAAAGAGGTGCGATGTCCAATGCTGGGGGCAAACATTATACAAACAGAAACTGGGAAATCCTATGTTGAACCATACACGATCATAGAACGTGAAGGGGTAAAAATTGCCATTATCGGCATGCTGACCCCAGCGATTCCATGCTGGTTGCATGAGTCAATATGGGAAGGTCTGACATTTCAAGAAATGGTGTCTAGCGCACGCAAGTGGATAAAATATGTCAAAGACATAGAGCATGCTGACATTGTATTAGGTCTTTTTCACAGCGGAAAGGACGGTGGCATCATGTTAGACAACGGCATTGAGGAAAATGCTACAGCTCGTATTGCTCGTGAAGTGCCAGGATTCGATATCATTTTCTACGGACACGACCATACCAGAAACAAAGAATGGATTGTCAACTCTGCAGGAGAAAAGGTACTCATCTTGGACCCTGCCAATAGATCAACCCATATTTCAGATGCCAGCATAAAGTTGACAATCAAGGATGGCAAGATTATACACAAGTCTATCAATGGTGAATTGGTCAACATCTGCCAGGAAAAGATTGACGAAGACATGATTAATCATTTCCAGAAACAGATAGAAAGCGTCAAGCAATTCGCAGACAGACGCATCTGCCGTTTCGATTATACAATCACCACGCGTGACAGTTATTTTGGCAACTCAGCATTTACAGACTTCATTCACAATATGATGCTCAAGATATCTAAAGCCGACATCTCGTTCAACGCCCCACTATCATTCGACAGCAGTATTAAAGCTGGCGATATTACCGTAGCTGATATGTTTAACCTCTACAAGTATGAAAACAAACTCTATGTACTGAAAATGACAGGCAAAGAGATTAAAGACTATTTGGAAGAGAGCTATGCACGATGGGTGAACACGATGCAAAATGCCAACGACCATTTGCTGCTTCTTCAAGAAACAAAAACCGATGGACAGCAACACATGAGGTTTAAGAACTTTTCTTTCAACTTTGACTCGGCATCTGGCATTGACTACGAAGTTGATGTAACAAAACCTGACGGACAAAAGATACGAATATTATGCCTCTCTAATGGTGAGCCTTTCTACGAGAACAAGACCTACAAGGTGGCAATGAATAGCTATCGAGGCAATGGCGGTGGAGAACTAATCACGAAAGGAGCCGGCATCGCGACAGATAAGATTGAGGAACGTATCATCCATAAATATCCTTTGGACTTGCGCCACTACATGATGGAAGAGATGCAACAGATGGAACACATCAAAC
- the aroC gene encoding chorismate synthase has product MNTFGHIFTLTTFGESHGAAIGGVVDGMPAGITIDMEFIQQELNRRRPGQSAITTSRKEPDQVELLSGVFEGVSTGTPIGFIVRNQNQHSQDYENLRTIFRPSHADFTYYNKYGTRDHRGGGRSSARITISRVVGGALAKLALRQLGITIQAYTSQVGNIALERDYRLYDLSKTECNAVRCPDQQKAEQMESLIAQVKADGDTIGGIITCVIKGCPIGLGGPEFDKLHALLGSAMLSINAVKGFEYGEGFAGVAQRGSEQNDVFTNTEGTIRTASNHSGGIQGGLSNGQDIYFRVAFKPVATLLREQSTVDIEGNSTTFTARGRHDPCVLPRAVPVVEAMAAMTILDQYLVNNTSKL; this is encoded by the coding sequence GTGAACACATTCGGACACATATTTACACTGACTACCTTTGGCGAAAGCCATGGTGCTGCCATAGGAGGTGTTGTCGATGGCATGCCTGCTGGCATCACAATCGACATGGAGTTCATCCAACAAGAATTGAACCGTCGTCGCCCAGGGCAGAGTGCAATCACAACGTCGCGTAAGGAACCCGACCAAGTCGAACTGCTAAGTGGCGTTTTTGAAGGTGTATCTACAGGTACACCTATAGGGTTTATTGTGCGCAACCAGAACCAACATTCTCAAGACTATGAGAATCTGCGCACCATTTTCAGACCCTCACATGCCGATTTCACCTATTATAATAAATATGGTACGCGCGACCATCGCGGTGGTGGCCGCTCTTCTGCCCGCATCACCATCAGCCGTGTGGTAGGCGGAGCCTTGGCAAAGTTGGCTTTACGACAACTTGGAATAACAATTCAGGCATACACTTCGCAAGTTGGCAACATCGCACTTGAACGCGATTATCGCCTTTATGACCTCTCAAAGACAGAGTGCAACGCTGTGAGATGCCCCGATCAACAGAAAGCAGAACAAATGGAATCACTGATAGCTCAGGTGAAGGCCGATGGCGATACGATCGGAGGTATTATCACTTGCGTCATCAAAGGCTGCCCTATAGGGCTTGGAGGCCCCGAGTTCGACAAGCTACATGCGCTATTAGGCAGCGCCATGTTGAGTATCAATGCCGTGAAAGGATTTGAATATGGCGAAGGATTTGCCGGTGTCGCTCAACGCGGATCCGAGCAAAACGATGTGTTTACCAATACGGAAGGCACCATCAGAACAGCCTCAAATCATAGTGGTGGAATCCAAGGCGGGCTTTCCAACGGACAAGACATCTATTTCAGAGTGGCCTTTAAGCCCGTTGCTACACTTCTACGGGAACAGTCAACCGTTGATATAGAAGGAAATTCTACAACTTTTACGGCTCGCGGAAGGCACGATCCATGCGTTTTACCAAGGGCTGTGCCCGTTGTCGAAGCAATGGCTGCAATGACCATTTTAGACCAATATTTGGTCAATAATACTTCAAAATTATAG
- a CDS encoding peptidylprolyl isomerase, with the protein MDKKQNKYISVSYQLYSIDKEGTKNLEEETQKDRPFNFISGFGFSLDGFENRLIDLEAGASFDFTLAPAEAFGEYQPEGVHKVGREIFEVNGKFDETNIFPGAVITMMDSEEKRFMVRVDKVEADGVTLDTNHPLAGKTLQFTGNVLENREATNEEIQKLLNHLSGECGNCGGGCGGECGGGCGGNCGNGCH; encoded by the coding sequence ATGGACAAGAAACAGAACAAGTACATCTCTGTGAGCTATCAGCTCTACTCTATCGACAAAGAGGGCACCAAGAATCTAGAAGAAGAAACGCAGAAAGACCGTCCGTTCAATTTCATCAGCGGCTTCGGCTTCTCTCTGGATGGCTTCGAGAACCGCCTTATCGATTTGGAGGCTGGCGCATCATTCGATTTCACACTGGCTCCTGCCGAGGCTTTCGGTGAATATCAGCCTGAGGGTGTACATAAGGTAGGACGCGAAATTTTCGAGGTAAACGGTAAGTTCGACGAAACAAACATCTTCCCAGGTGCCGTCATCACCATGATGGACAGCGAGGAGAAGCGCTTCATGGTGCGCGTCGATAAGGTTGAAGCCGATGGCGTCACACTCGACACTAATCATCCATTGGCTGGAAAAACCCTGCAATTTACAGGCAATGTGCTGGAAAATCGCGAGGCTACCAACGAAGAAATCCAGAAGCTACTCAATCATCTGAGTGGCGAATGCGGCAACTGCGGTGGCGGTTGTGGCGGCGAATGCGGTGGAGGCTGCGGTGGAAACTGCGGCAATGGTTGTCATTGA